A stretch of Nonomuraea africana DNA encodes these proteins:
- a CDS encoding family 2B encapsulin nanocompartment shell protein, with product MTTLSLSTAAARNLATTTKSVPFMREITPRHLLRVLPWVEVTGGAFRVNRRLTYRVGDGRVSFTSTGADVRVIPGELCELPALRGFADTDVLAELAGLFEQREYEPDQVLAEEGRPLEEVLLVAHGKLATSARGAYDGPVQLGRLADGDHLGDSLLTGGATSWGYTVRAITACTVLALPAPALRALLDRSPALRAHLTPSGPPKPQNRYGEAEVALAAGHVGEVRLPGTFVDYDLSPRVYELSVAQTILRVHTRVTDLYSDPMDQLEQQLRLTVHALRERQEHELVNNREFGLLHNADLKQRVHTRTGPPTPDDLDELLSRRRKTHCFLAHPRAVAAFGRECNARGVYPAVTEVPGGRVIAWRGVPLLPCDKIPVSDKGLTSIMAMRLGQDDQGVIGLRRTGLPDEREPGLSVRFAGISDQAISSYLVTTYHSAAVLVPDALGLLESVEVG from the coding sequence GTGACCACGCTGAGCCTGAGCACGGCGGCCGCCAGGAATCTGGCGACCACCACCAAGTCCGTGCCGTTCATGCGGGAGATCACCCCGCGGCACCTGCTGCGGGTGCTGCCGTGGGTGGAGGTGACGGGCGGCGCCTTCCGCGTCAACCGGCGCCTCACCTACCGGGTCGGTGACGGCAGGGTGAGCTTCACCTCGACCGGCGCCGACGTCAGGGTGATCCCCGGCGAACTGTGCGAGCTGCCCGCGCTGCGCGGCTTCGCCGACACGGACGTCCTGGCGGAGCTGGCGGGGCTGTTCGAGCAGCGCGAGTACGAGCCGGACCAGGTCCTCGCCGAGGAGGGCCGGCCCCTCGAGGAGGTGCTGCTGGTCGCGCACGGCAAGCTGGCCACGTCGGCGCGCGGCGCCTACGACGGCCCTGTGCAGCTCGGGCGGCTGGCCGACGGCGACCACCTGGGCGACTCGCTGCTGACCGGCGGCGCCACCTCGTGGGGGTACACCGTCCGGGCCATCACCGCCTGCACCGTCCTGGCGTTGCCGGCGCCCGCCCTGCGGGCGCTGCTCGACCGCTCCCCCGCCCTGCGCGCCCATCTGACGCCCTCGGGCCCGCCGAAGCCGCAGAACAGGTACGGCGAGGCGGAGGTGGCGCTGGCGGCGGGCCACGTGGGCGAGGTTCGGCTGCCCGGCACGTTCGTCGACTACGACCTGTCGCCGCGCGTGTACGAGCTGAGCGTGGCGCAGACGATCCTGCGGGTCCACACCAGGGTCACCGACCTCTACAGCGACCCGATGGACCAGCTGGAGCAGCAGTTGCGGCTCACCGTGCACGCGTTGCGCGAACGGCAGGAGCACGAGCTGGTCAACAACAGGGAGTTCGGCCTGCTGCACAACGCCGATCTCAAGCAGCGCGTCCACACCCGGACGGGGCCGCCCACCCCTGACGACCTGGACGAGCTGCTGTCCAGGCGCAGGAAGACGCACTGCTTCCTGGCCCATCCGCGGGCGGTGGCCGCCTTCGGCCGCGAGTGCAACGCGCGCGGGGTCTACCCGGCGGTGACCGAGGTGCCGGGGGGCAGGGTGATCGCCTGGCGGGGCGTGCCGCTGCTGCCGTGCGACAAGATCCCGGTCAGCGACAAGGGGCTGACCTCGATCATGGCCATGCGCCTGGGCCAGGACGACCAGGGGGTGATCGGGCTGCGCCGCACGGGGCTGCCCGACGAGCGCGAACCGGGGCTGTCGGTGCGGTTCGCCGGCATCTCCGACCAGGCGATCTCCTCCTACCTGGTCACCACCTACCACTCGGCGGCCGTCCTGGTCCCCGACGCGCTCGGCCTGCTGGAGAGCGTGGAGGTCGGCTAG
- the dop gene encoding depupylase/deamidase Dop, translating to MTVRRVMGIETEYGISVPGQPGANAMVTSSQVVNAYLAASAARARRARWDFEEENPLRDARGFDLAREVADPSQLTDEDLGLANVILTNGARLYVDHAHPEYSTPECTNPRAAVIWDKAGERVMYDAAVRASAIPTNAPIQLYKNNTDAKGASYGCHENYLMRRATPFADIVRHLTPFFVSRQVVVGSGKVGIGQDSRGEGFQISQRADFFEVEVGLETTLKRPIINTRDEPHADPEKYRRLHVIIGDANMSEISTYLKLGTTALVLAMIEDNFLTRDLAVDNPVQALRAVSHDPTCRYEIPMRDGRKLTAIQLQMEYLEQARKYVEERGTATEEMNKDILDRWESVLTRLAEDPMQLSRELDWVAKLELLEGYRTRDGLAWSHPRLQLVDLQYSDIRPDRGLYNRLVARGRMQRLVTEEQVQRAVENPPTDTRAYFRGRCLRQYSESVAAASWDSVIFDIPGRESLQRVPTLEPLRGTKAHVGELFDRCRTAADLVAALTGGD from the coding sequence ATGACGGTGCGTCGGGTGATGGGCATCGAGACCGAGTACGGCATCTCCGTACCCGGCCAGCCAGGCGCCAACGCGATGGTGACCTCCTCGCAGGTCGTGAACGCCTACCTGGCCGCCTCGGCGGCCAGGGCGCGCAGGGCGCGGTGGGACTTCGAGGAGGAGAACCCGCTTCGTGATGCCAGAGGCTTCGACCTGGCCCGGGAGGTCGCCGACCCCAGCCAGCTGACCGACGAGGACCTCGGCCTGGCCAACGTCATCCTCACCAACGGCGCGCGCCTCTACGTCGACCACGCCCACCCGGAGTACTCCACGCCCGAGTGCACCAACCCTCGCGCGGCCGTCATCTGGGACAAGGCGGGCGAGCGGGTGATGTACGACGCCGCCGTGCGCGCCTCGGCGATCCCCACCAACGCGCCGATCCAGCTCTACAAGAACAACACCGACGCCAAGGGCGCCTCCTACGGCTGCCACGAGAACTACCTCATGCGCAGGGCCACGCCCTTCGCCGACATCGTCAGGCACCTGACGCCGTTCTTCGTCTCGCGCCAGGTCGTGGTGGGCTCGGGCAAGGTCGGCATCGGGCAGGACTCCCGCGGCGAGGGCTTCCAGATCAGCCAGCGGGCCGACTTCTTCGAGGTCGAGGTGGGTCTGGAGACGACGCTCAAGCGGCCCATCATCAACACGCGTGACGAGCCGCACGCCGATCCGGAGAAGTACCGCCGCCTGCACGTCATCATCGGCGACGCCAACATGTCGGAAATTTCGACATATTTGAAGCTCGGAACGACGGCCCTCGTGCTGGCCATGATCGAGGACAACTTCCTCACCCGTGACCTGGCGGTCGACAATCCCGTCCAGGCGCTGCGCGCGGTCTCCCACGACCCCACCTGCCGCTACGAGATCCCGATGCGCGACGGGCGCAAGCTCACCGCCATCCAGCTGCAGATGGAGTACCTCGAGCAGGCCCGCAAGTACGTCGAGGAGCGCGGCACCGCCACCGAGGAGATGAACAAGGACATCCTCGACCGCTGGGAGTCCGTCCTGACCCGCCTGGCCGAGGACCCCATGCAGCTCTCCCGCGAGCTCGACTGGGTCGCCAAGCTGGAGCTCCTCGAGGGCTACCGCACGCGTGACGGCCTCGCCTGGTCGCACCCGCGGCTCCAGCTGGTCGACCTGCAGTACTCCGACATCAGGCCCGACCGCGGCCTCTACAACCGCCTGGTCGCCCGCGGACGCATGCAGCGCCTGGTCACCGAGGAGCAGGTCCAGCGCGCGGTCGAGAACCCGCCCACCGACACTCGCGCCTACTTTCGGGGGCGCTGCCTGCGGCAGTACAGCGAGTCCGTCGCGGCGGCCTCGTGGGACTCCGTCATCTTCGACATCCCCGGACGTGAGTCCCTGCAGCGGGTCCCGACCCTCGAGCCGCTGCGCGGCACCAAGGCGCACGTCGGCGAGCTCTTCGACCGCTGCCGCACCGCCGCCGACCTCGTAGCGGCCCTGACCGGCGGCGACTGA
- a CDS encoding acyltransferase family protein → MSARRSQTPGRLAELDLLRFIAAMAVLAFHFFVAFASVWGERPATLFPWLAPVAGLGILGVELFFVISGFVILMTVWGRGLGAFAWSRFVRLYPAYWLSLAAVVVVYGVLAAKPLDPKLSAGEYAVNATMFQRLFDVGDASGVYWSLWAELRFYLLISILVIVGVTYGRVLAFMAVWLAAAVPVHFLGDQVALLGHEIVTEIVMPRYAGYFIAGMALYLIHRFGSAWPPWLLFAGSWVLSVDSALVRVASRVKLAGAKAMPVTEFGVVFTITLIFAVMAMVALGYLRMPSSPVLTALGGTTYPLYLFHSVVAVVLIPPLVGAMPAWIVGVIATLVTLLLSYLVYSCAERPLQRLLRPRRTPQSTPMPAVQAEKASVP, encoded by the coding sequence ATGAGCGCCAGGCGATCACAGACCCCGGGGCGGCTCGCAGAGCTCGATCTGCTCCGCTTCATCGCCGCCATGGCCGTCCTCGCCTTCCACTTCTTCGTGGCGTTCGCCTCCGTCTGGGGGGAGCGGCCAGCGACGCTGTTCCCCTGGCTGGCTCCCGTCGCGGGGCTCGGCATCCTCGGCGTCGAGCTCTTCTTCGTGATCAGCGGGTTCGTCATCCTCATGACGGTCTGGGGCCGGGGGCTGGGGGCGTTCGCCTGGTCCAGGTTCGTGCGCCTCTACCCGGCCTACTGGCTGAGCCTGGCCGCGGTGGTCGTCGTGTACGGCGTGCTGGCCGCCAAGCCGCTGGATCCCAAGCTGTCGGCGGGCGAGTACGCGGTCAACGCGACCATGTTCCAGCGGCTGTTCGACGTGGGGGACGCCAGCGGCGTCTACTGGTCGCTCTGGGCCGAGCTGCGCTTCTATCTGCTCATCTCGATCCTGGTGATCGTGGGCGTCACCTATGGGCGGGTGCTGGCCTTCATGGCCGTCTGGCTGGCCGCGGCCGTCCCCGTGCACTTCCTCGGCGACCAGGTCGCCCTCCTCGGTCATGAGATCGTCACCGAGATCGTCATGCCGCGCTATGCCGGATATTTCATCGCAGGGATGGCGCTGTACCTCATCCATCGCTTCGGCTCGGCCTGGCCGCCGTGGCTGCTGTTCGCCGGCTCGTGGGTGCTGTCGGTGGACTCCGCCCTCGTCCGGGTGGCCAGCCGCGTCAAACTCGCGGGCGCGAAGGCCATGCCGGTCACGGAGTTCGGCGTCGTCTTCACCATCACGCTGATCTTCGCCGTCATGGCCATGGTCGCGCTCGGCTACCTCAGGATGCCGTCCTCGCCGGTGCTGACCGCGCTCGGCGGGACCACCTACCCGCTCTACCTGTTCCATAGCGTCGTCGCCGTGGTCCTGATCCCGCCCCTGGTCGGCGCGATGCCCGCCTGGATCGTCGGCGTCATCGCCACACTCGTGACCCTGCTCTTGTCATATCTTGTCTATTCCTGTGCCGAGCGGCCTCTTCAGCGACTCCTTCGGCCTCGGCGCACGCCGCAAAGCACGCCAATGCCCGCCGTACAGGCTGAAAAGGCGTCGGTGCCATAA
- a CDS encoding terpene synthase family protein, with product MDPFELPDFYLPYPARLNPHVETARAHTKEWAREMGMLDDPEIWEERRFDGMDYGLLCAYTHPECDAAELDLVTDWYVWVFYFDDHFLETFKRTRDVAGAQAYLDRLDLFMTDDPPEPANPVERGLKDLWARTVPGMSDLWRERFTRANHELMQESMWELFHIEDGQVSNPIEYIEERRKVGGAPWSACLIEHAVGVEVPERVAASRPIRVLTETFADAVHLRNDLFSYRREVEEEGELSNCVLVVERFLDCDTQKAAEVTNDLLTSRLHVFEHTTFTELPVLFAEYALLPHEQEAVLRYARGLQDWQSGGHEWHMRSNRYMNGGGRTGFHISPRHVMGPGGLRNHAHVPHQKVGHLPLPDIPMPFQARENPHLDAARRATLEYAEAMGFYTMVWDRAGHAGFDLALCASGIDPDASLEELILATDWLSWGTYGDDYVPVVFGRSRDFTGAKAFNKRLSEFMPLDLVVTAVAANPVERGLADLWVRTAEPMPPEGRARFRSAVEEMTASWVWELSNHVQNRVPDPVDYVEMRRKTFGSDMTMALARLAPGRSIPAEVWGSRPMTALTGAAHDYCCMLNDLFSYQKEIEYEGELHNMVLVMETFFDCDRPRAVELVSSLMAARMRQFQKIAEVDLPALLDDMAADAELRASVAGYVAELGDWMAAILRWHRECKRYDEATLKGTRWVAGPTGLGTAGTRIGTLLGRIAS from the coding sequence ATGGATCCCTTCGAACTCCCCGACTTCTACCTCCCGTATCCGGCCAGGCTGAACCCGCATGTCGAGACCGCCCGCGCGCACACCAAGGAGTGGGCGAGGGAGATGGGCATGCTCGACGATCCGGAGATCTGGGAGGAGCGCAGGTTCGACGGCATGGACTACGGGCTGCTGTGCGCCTACACCCACCCCGAGTGCGACGCCGCCGAACTCGACCTGGTCACCGACTGGTACGTGTGGGTCTTCTACTTCGACGATCACTTCCTCGAGACGTTCAAGCGAACCCGCGACGTGGCGGGCGCCCAGGCCTACCTCGACCGGCTCGACCTGTTCATGACCGACGATCCGCCGGAGCCGGCCAACCCGGTCGAGCGCGGGCTCAAGGACCTGTGGGCCCGTACGGTCCCCGGCATGTCCGACCTCTGGCGCGAGAGGTTCACCAGGGCCAACCACGAGCTGATGCAGGAGTCGATGTGGGAGCTGTTCCACATCGAGGACGGTCAGGTGTCCAACCCGATCGAGTACATCGAGGAGCGCCGCAAGGTCGGCGGCGCTCCGTGGTCGGCCTGCCTGATCGAGCACGCGGTGGGCGTGGAGGTGCCCGAGCGGGTGGCGGCCAGCCGTCCGATCAGGGTGCTGACGGAGACCTTCGCCGACGCGGTGCACCTGCGCAACGACCTGTTCTCCTACCGGCGGGAGGTGGAGGAGGAGGGCGAGCTGTCCAACTGCGTGCTGGTCGTGGAGCGCTTCCTCGACTGCGACACCCAGAAGGCGGCCGAGGTCACCAACGACCTGCTGACCTCGCGCCTGCACGTCTTCGAGCACACGACCTTCACCGAGCTGCCCGTGCTGTTCGCCGAGTACGCGCTGCTCCCGCACGAGCAGGAGGCGGTGCTGCGCTACGCGCGCGGCCTACAGGACTGGCAGTCGGGCGGGCACGAGTGGCACATGCGCTCCAACCGCTACATGAACGGCGGCGGGCGCACGGGCTTCCACATCTCCCCCCGGCACGTGATGGGCCCCGGCGGGCTCAGGAACCACGCCCACGTGCCGCATCAGAAGGTGGGCCACCTGCCGCTGCCCGATATCCCCATGCCGTTCCAGGCGCGGGAGAACCCGCACCTGGACGCGGCGCGCAGGGCGACCCTCGAGTACGCGGAGGCGATGGGCTTCTACACGATGGTGTGGGACCGAGCCGGCCACGCCGGCTTCGACCTGGCGTTGTGCGCCTCCGGCATCGACCCGGACGCGAGCCTGGAGGAGCTGATCCTGGCGACCGACTGGCTGAGCTGGGGCACCTACGGCGACGACTACGTGCCTGTGGTCTTCGGCCGCTCCCGCGACTTCACCGGGGCGAAGGCGTTCAACAAGCGTCTTTCGGAGTTCATGCCGCTCGATCTGGTGGTGACGGCGGTCGCGGCCAACCCGGTAGAGCGCGGCCTGGCCGACCTGTGGGTCCGTACGGCGGAGCCGATGCCGCCCGAGGGCCGCGCCCGGTTCAGGTCGGCGGTGGAGGAGATGACCGCCAGCTGGGTGTGGGAGCTGTCCAACCACGTCCAGAACCGGGTCCCCGATCCCGTCGACTACGTGGAGATGCGGCGCAAGACGTTCGGCTCGGACATGACGATGGCCCTGGCGCGGCTGGCGCCGGGGCGGTCGATCCCCGCCGAGGTCTGGGGGTCGCGGCCGATGACGGCGCTGACCGGCGCGGCCCACGACTACTGCTGCATGCTCAACGACCTGTTCTCCTACCAGAAGGAGATCGAGTACGAGGGCGAGCTGCACAACATGGTGCTGGTCATGGAGACGTTCTTCGACTGCGACCGGCCCAGGGCGGTGGAGCTGGTCAGCTCGCTGATGGCGGCCAGGATGCGGCAGTTCCAGAAGATCGCCGAGGTCGATCTGCCCGCCCTGCTCGACGACATGGCGGCCGACGCCGAGCTGCGCGCGTCGGTGGCCGGCTACGTCGCCGAGCTGGGTGACTGGATGGCCGCGATCCTGCGCTGGCACAGGGAGTGCAAACGTTATGACGAGGCGACGCTGAAGGGCACCCGCTGGGTGGCAGGCCCGACGGGCCTCGGCACGGCAGGCACGAGGATCGGGACACTGCTGGGAAGGATCGCCTCGTGA
- the prcB gene encoding proteasome subunit beta, translating into MAQHRDLPAGLMSQLFVNNGSSSFAEFVGRHAPDLLPARRETLATPVGDQVPHATTIVAATCAGGVVMAGDRRATSGNVISQRDIQKVFRTDDYSCMGIAGTASTGIEMARLYRVELEHYEKMEGRTLSVAGKANRLATMIRGNLGMAMQGLVVVPLFAAYDPERDGGRIFSYDVAGGPYERDKFDAIGSGSIFARGSLKKLYRENASAEDIVTTVIQALYDAADDDSATGGPDVSRKIWPIVSVIDADGFRRLSDDEVAAVVERMLEERMISPDGPIAPLR; encoded by the coding sequence GTGGCACAGCACAGGGATCTGCCCGCCGGCTTGATGAGCCAGCTCTTCGTGAACAACGGAAGTTCCTCGTTCGCCGAGTTCGTCGGCAGGCACGCTCCTGACCTGCTGCCGGCGCGCCGCGAGACGCTGGCCACGCCGGTCGGTGACCAGGTGCCGCACGCGACCACGATCGTGGCCGCCACCTGCGCCGGCGGGGTGGTGATGGCGGGCGACCGCAGGGCGACGTCAGGGAACGTGATCTCGCAGCGAGACATTCAGAAGGTGTTCCGCACCGACGACTACTCCTGCATGGGCATCGCGGGCACGGCCAGCACGGGCATCGAGATGGCCAGGCTCTACCGGGTGGAGCTGGAGCACTACGAGAAGATGGAGGGTCGCACGCTGTCGGTGGCGGGCAAGGCCAACCGGCTGGCGACGATGATCAGGGGCAACCTCGGGATGGCGATGCAGGGCCTGGTGGTCGTGCCGCTGTTCGCCGCCTACGATCCCGAGCGCGACGGAGGGCGGATCTTCAGCTACGACGTGGCGGGCGGGCCGTACGAGCGGGACAAGTTCGACGCGATCGGCTCGGGCTCGATCTTCGCGAGGGGCTCGCTGAAGAAGCTCTACCGCGAGAACGCCTCGGCCGAGGACATCGTGACCACGGTGATCCAGGCGCTCTACGACGCCGCGGACGACGACTCGGCCACCGGCGGTCCCGACGTGTCGAGGAAGATCTGGCCGATCGTCTCCGTCATCGACGCGGACGGCTTCCGCCGCCTGAGCGACGACGAGGTCGCCGCGGTGGTCGAGCGGATGCTCGAGGAACGCATGATCTCCCCTGACGGCCCCATCGCCCCGCTGCGCTAG
- a CDS encoding alpha/beta fold hydrolase, producing MAISPTFVTVGEGHRLAVRRSGQGGVPLLLIHGFPCTSLIWSHNIEELAAAGFDVAAPDLRGYGDSDFAPDGFYDFAAFNADLVGLMNALGWERAVVAGHDLGAMITIDLATRHPDRVDRLVVLDDSMPDLPEEFAAAGIPPGTPKPAIYDYQRRQGLHADELVAELDTPERRRRYIAEFFGHRMWCPPGAFSEADLDLLTEPYADADRLRASFADYEVVMGTRPLSAPEMTDRPVQQPTLVLIGPDQVTIGDHIAERCAIAYPQVVGPFWVPGAGHFMPWEKPTVVNRAIRSFCGDLLARHADSRQRPDDSAFAVRSSGR from the coding sequence ATGGCCATTTCTCCCACGTTCGTCACTGTCGGCGAAGGACATCGGCTGGCGGTCCGGCGGAGCGGCCAGGGCGGGGTGCCGTTGCTGCTCATCCACGGTTTCCCCTGCACCAGTCTTATCTGGTCGCACAACATCGAGGAGCTCGCCGCGGCCGGGTTCGACGTCGCCGCCCCCGACCTGCGCGGTTACGGCGACTCCGACTTCGCTCCTGACGGCTTCTATGACTTCGCCGCCTTCAACGCCGACCTGGTCGGCCTCATGAACGCCCTGGGCTGGGAGCGCGCCGTCGTGGCAGGGCACGACCTCGGCGCGATGATCACCATTGACCTGGCCACACGCCACCCCGACAGGGTGGACCGGCTGGTGGTGCTCGACGACTCGATGCCTGACCTGCCCGAGGAGTTCGCCGCGGCCGGAATCCCCCCGGGCACGCCCAAGCCGGCGATCTACGACTACCAGCGCCGCCAGGGACTCCATGCCGACGAACTCGTCGCCGAACTCGACACCCCCGAACGGCGGCGGCGCTACATCGCCGAGTTCTTCGGCCATCGGATGTGGTGCCCGCCCGGCGCGTTCAGCGAGGCCGACCTCGACCTGCTCACCGAGCCCTACGCCGACGCCGACCGGCTGCGGGCCTCCTTCGCCGACTATGAGGTGGTGATGGGCACCCGTCCCCTGTCGGCCCCCGAGATGACCGACCGGCCTGTTCAGCAGCCGACGCTCGTCCTCATCGGCCCCGACCAGGTGACGATCGGCGACCACATCGCCGAACGGTGCGCGATCGCCTATCCGCAGGTCGTGGGGCCGTTCTGGGTGCCGGGAGCCGGGCACTTCATGCCGTGGGAGAAGCCCACGGTGGTCAACCGCGCCATCCGCTCGTTCTGCGGCGACCTGCTGGCCCGGCATGCCGACTCCCGCCAGAGGCCGGACGACTCGGCGTTCGCCGTGAGGTCGAGCGGGCGCTGA
- a CDS encoding family 2B encapsulin nanocompartment shell protein, whose translation MTDDQLSLGTAAARNLATTTKSVPQMQEITSRHLLRVLPWVQAIGGVYRVNRRLTYAVGDGRVTFTSTGADVRVIPGELAELPALRGFEDQDALAALSGRFSQREVAQGEAIVEAGRPRDEVVLIAHGKVAKVAQGAYDNESVLGVLADGDYLGEQILLSQDGQDGQWEFTARAVTACTVLTMSAQSFREVADSSESLRAHLDGASNPADRAQNDHGEAAIALAAGHVGEARLPGTFVDYELKPRQYELSVAQTILRVHSRVADLYNEPMNQTEQQLRLTIEALRERQEDELVNNREFGLLHNADLKQRIHTRSGPPTPDDLDELLAKVWKDPAVILAHPRAIAAFARECNARGLYPSNTEYGGQRVPAWRGIPMLPCNKIPITDKGITSIMAMRLGEADQGVIGLNRVGLPDEYQPGLSVRFMGINDQAVISYLVTTYYSAAVLVPDALGILESVEVG comes from the coding sequence ATGACGGACGATCAGCTCAGCCTTGGCACAGCGGCGGCACGGAACCTGGCGACGACCACCAAGTCGGTGCCGCAGATGCAGGAGATCACCTCGCGGCACCTGCTGCGGGTTCTCCCGTGGGTCCAGGCGATCGGCGGGGTCTACCGGGTCAATCGGCGGCTGACGTACGCGGTCGGCGACGGGCGGGTGACCTTCACCTCGACCGGCGCGGACGTGCGGGTGATCCCCGGCGAGCTGGCCGAGCTGCCCGCGCTGCGCGGGTTCGAGGACCAGGACGCGCTGGCCGCGCTGTCGGGCCGCTTCTCCCAGCGGGAGGTGGCCCAGGGCGAGGCGATCGTCGAGGCGGGACGGCCGCGCGACGAGGTGGTGCTCATCGCGCACGGCAAGGTCGCCAAGGTCGCGCAGGGCGCCTACGACAACGAGAGCGTGCTGGGAGTGCTGGCCGACGGCGACTACCTGGGCGAGCAGATCCTGCTCAGCCAGGACGGCCAGGACGGCCAGTGGGAGTTCACCGCGCGGGCGGTGACGGCCTGCACGGTGCTGACGATGTCCGCGCAGTCCTTCCGCGAGGTGGCCGACTCCTCAGAATCGTTGCGCGCCCACCTCGACGGCGCCTCGAACCCCGCCGACCGGGCGCAGAACGACCACGGTGAGGCCGCGATCGCGCTGGCGGCCGGCCACGTGGGCGAGGCCAGGCTGCCGGGCACGTTCGTCGACTACGAGTTGAAACCGAGGCAGTACGAGCTGAGCGTGGCCCAGACGATCCTGCGCGTGCACTCGCGGGTCGCCGATCTCTACAACGAGCCGATGAACCAGACCGAGCAGCAGCTGCGGCTGACCATCGAGGCGCTGAGGGAGCGGCAGGAGGACGAGCTGGTCAACAACAGGGAGTTCGGCCTGCTGCACAACGCCGACCTCAAGCAGCGCATCCACACCCGCTCGGGCCCGCCGACCCCCGACGACCTCGACGAGCTGCTGGCCAAGGTGTGGAAGGATCCGGCGGTGATCCTGGCCCACCCGAGGGCGATCGCGGCCTTCGCCCGCGAGTGCAACGCCAGGGGCCTCTACCCGTCCAACACCGAGTACGGCGGGCAGCGCGTGCCCGCGTGGCGGGGCATCCCCATGCTGCCCTGCAACAAGATCCCGATCACCGACAAGGGCATCACCTCGATCATGGCGATGCGCCTGGGCGAGGCCGACCAGGGCGTGATCGGCCTGAACCGCGTCGGCCTGCCCGACGAGTACCAGCCGGGCCTTTCGGTTCGCTTCATGGGCATCAACGACCAGGCGGTCATCTCCTACCTGGTGACGACCTACTACTCGGCGGCCGTGCTCGTGCCCGACGCGCTGGGCATCCTGGAAAGCGTCGAAGTCGGCTGA
- a CDS encoding DNA polymerase IV encodes MRDWVLHLDLDAFMAAVEILRNPELRGRPVIVGGNGDPTTPRTVVSTASYEAREYGVHSGMPMRTALRRCPDAVYLPTDLPAYEAASAAVMAVLRTFPVVVEVWGLDEAFLGARTDDPETLARDIQRAVTDKTGLTCSIGIGDNKHQAKLAAQFEKPSGVSRLTTDTWTDVMGERPTTALWGIGAKTAKKLADLGLHTVNQLAAADPAVLAARFGPTNGPWLRYLALGRGETTITTAPWVPRGHSHETTFTHDLTDPAAMRDHIAALAGRLATETEGRPVIRVTVKVRSVPFVTHTRQAKLPEPTLDAATIQQAALAIFDRFAQDRPVRLLGVSVEYA; translated from the coding sequence ATGCGGGACTGGGTGCTCCACCTCGACCTCGACGCCTTCATGGCCGCCGTCGAGATCCTGCGCAATCCCGAGCTGCGCGGCCGTCCCGTCATCGTCGGCGGCAACGGCGACCCCACCACCCCGCGCACCGTCGTCTCCACCGCCTCCTACGAGGCCCGCGAGTACGGCGTCCACTCCGGCATGCCCATGCGCACGGCCCTCAGACGCTGCCCTGACGCCGTCTACCTCCCGACCGACCTGCCCGCCTACGAGGCCGCCAGCGCCGCCGTCATGGCCGTCCTGCGGACGTTCCCCGTCGTCGTGGAGGTCTGGGGCCTCGACGAGGCCTTCCTCGGCGCGCGCACCGACGACCCCGAGACCCTCGCCCGCGACATCCAGCGCGCCGTCACCGACAAGACCGGGCTCACCTGCTCGATCGGCATCGGCGACAACAAGCACCAGGCCAAGCTCGCCGCCCAGTTCGAGAAGCCGTCAGGCGTCTCGCGCCTCACCACCGACACCTGGACGGACGTCATGGGCGAGCGTCCGACCACCGCGCTGTGGGGCATCGGTGCCAAGACGGCCAAGAAGCTGGCCGACCTGGGCCTGCACACCGTCAACCAGCTCGCCGCCGCCGACCCCGCCGTCCTCGCCGCCCGCTTCGGCCCCACCAACGGCCCGTGGCTGCGCTACCTGGCGCTCGGCAGGGGCGAGACCACCATCACCACCGCCCCGTGGGTGCCGCGCGGCCACAGCCACGAGACCACCTTCACTCACGACCTCACCGATCCCGCCGCCATGCGCGATCACATCGCCGCCCTGGCCGGACGGCTCGCCACCGAGACCGAGGGACGCCCGGTCATCCGCGTCACGGTGAAGGTCCGTTCCGTGCCCTTCGTCACCCACACCCGCCAGGCCAAGCTCCCCGAACCCACCCTCGACGCGGCCACCATCCAGCAGGCCGCCCTGGCGATCTTCGACCGCTTCGCCCAGGACAGGCCCGTCCGTCTCCTCGGCGTCTCCGTCGAGTACGCCTGA
- a CDS encoding ubiquitin-like protein Pup gives MANRDTGGQKQTGRRENEVEETEASAGGDVQERQEKLTDDVDAILDEIDEVLEENAEEFVRSYVQKGGE, from the coding sequence ATGGCGAACAGGGACACCGGCGGTCAGAAGCAGACCGGTCGTCGCGAGAACGAGGTCGAGGAGACCGAGGCCTCGGCGGGCGGCGATGTGCAGGAGCGGCAGGAGAAGCTGACCGACGACGTCGACGCGATCCTGGACGAAATCGACGAAGTTCTCGAAGAGAACGCAGAGGAGTTCGTGCGCTCGTACGTGCAAAAGGGTGGGGAGTAG